The Cystobacter fuscus DSM 2262 region GGCCTTGGGCGTGGCGAGCTTGTGGAGCACGGCGTTCATGGCCGAGGCCGCCGGGGACCAGACCATGGTCATCTCCGGCAGGTTGGGCATGGGCAGGGCCGTCTTGGCCTGCTCGCGGATGGCGGCGAGCACGGGGTCCGCGCCAATGGCCTTGTCCTCGTAGACGGACGCGAAGGCGGGGTTCTGCCGGCCCTGGGTGGCCATGAGGCGCGCGCCCTCGGGGCCGGTGAGGTAGCGCACGAAGTCATAGGCGGCGTCCTTGTTCGCCGAGTGCGAGGAGATGCCCACGCCCTCCACCGTCATCCACGGCTTGAGCGGCTTGCCACCCGCCTCGTCCACGGTGGGCAGCGGCGCCAGCCCGTAGTCGATGCCCTGGGCGATCTCCCCGACGAACCAGGGGCCGGAGAAGACGAGCGCCGCCTTGCCCTCGTTGAACAGGCTCGTGACGAGCGCCGTGGAGGGTTCGGCCGGCAACAGGCCTTCCTGGGACGTCCAGCGCAGGAGTTGCTCCAGGGACTTGACGTTCTCCGGCGCGTCTAGCCGCACCTGGGGGCCCGGATCGAACACGCGCCCACCAAAGGCATGCATCAGGGCCGCGTGGTAGTAGAAGTCCGTGTACGGGTAGGCGAGGCAGAAGCTCGACTTGTCCGGCGTCTTCGCGCGCAATGCCTTGCACGCGGCGAGCATCTCGCCCGTGGTGCGCGGCGGGGTGGGCAGGAGCTTCTTGTTGTAGATGAGGGTGATGGCCTTGAAGTTCAGGGGCAGGGCGTAGACGGAGCCCCGGTAGGTCATCGCCTCGAGGGTGCCCGGCACGTAGCGCTCGCGCACGGCGGGCTCCAGGAAGAAGTCGAGCGGCTCGAGCAGCGCGCCGCCCTCCACCCAGCCGCCGAGCCGGTCCTGCGGGAAGACGAAGACGTCCGGGCCCACGCCGCGCGACAGGGTGGCGGAGATCTTGTCCGTGAAGGCATCCGAGGGGATGGCGAGCAGCTTCACCCGCGTGCCGGACTCGCCCTGGGCGGCGTTGTACGCGGCGACGACCTTCTCCAGGGCGGTGCGCTCGGCGGCGCGGTAGCCGTGCCACACCACGACCTCGGCGGCACGGGCGCTCGCGCTCCACGAGGCGAGCAGCAGCAGAAGCAGGAGGGACAGCGACGAACGGCTCTTCATGCGGGGGACTCCTTGGGGCGCGGCCGGGTGGCCGGGAGGAGGACCATCGCATGCCCCGCCCGCCGGCTCACCCCGGGGGGGCGGGCACGGACACCCGGGGCAGGGTGAAGCAGAAGGTGCTGCCCCGGCCCTCCTCGCTGCGCACGTCCAGGGTGCCCCCCTGGGCCTCCACGAGCCCCCGGCTGATGGCGAGGCCCAGCCCCGTGCCCTTCTTGCCCGTGCCCTCCACGCGCCAGAAGCGCTCGAAGAGGTGGGGCAGCGCCTCGGCGGGAATGCCCGGGCCGGTGTCATGCACCAGGAAGCGCACGGCGGACGCCTCGGGCACCACCTCCACCGTCACCGTGCCCTGCTCGGGGGTGAACTTGAGCGCGTTGCCCACCAGGTTGCTCAACACCTGGAAGAAGCGATCCCGATCGCAGCGCACCTGGCAGCGCTCCGCGGGCAGCCGCGTGCGCAGCTCGATGCAGGCCTCCACGGCCAGCGGCTCGAGCAGCAGCAGGCCCTCGCGCACCAGCTCCTCCACGTCGTGGGACGCCAGGTTCAGCTTCACCTGGTCCGCCTGGAGGCTGGCCATGTCGAGCAGATCCCGGATGAGCCGATCCATCCGCTCCACCGAGCGCTCGATGGTGTGGGTGTGCTTGCGCATCCGCTCGCCGAGCTCGCCCTCGGGAAGCAGCCGGCGCAGCAGCCGGGTGCTCATGCCGATGCTGCTCAGCGGATTCTTCAAGTCATGACTCACCACGGCGAGGATGTCCTCGCGCTCACGCACGGCGCGCTGGGCGTCGCGCTCGGCGTTCTCCGCCCGGGTGCGCTCGCGCTGCTGGGCGGCGGCCTCGTCGCGCGCGGCCTGCTCCCGGGCCTGGAGGCTGATGCGTTCCTCCTCGATGCGCAGGCGCTGGGATTCGGCCCGGTCCAGCGCGAACCCGGCCGCCCACACCAGCACGGTGAAGATCATCACGTTGCCCGAGGCGATGAGTGCCAGGGCGAAGGGGAGGGGGAAGGCCGCGGAGTGGTAGGCCCAGAGCACCACGCCCCCGATGAGGATGGGCAGCACGAACGCCGGCGGCAGCAGCCAGCGCGCGAGCGCTCCCCCCAGACCCGGGCCGGAGACGACCCGCATGAACCCCCGGGTGGAGCGGGCCTCGAAAACGCCGAGCGCCAGCAGCAGGAAGCACACCGTGGTGTGCACCGCCATCTGCGTGTAGCGCGCGACGCCGGTGAACTCTTGTTGCCCATAGAGGTAGCCCGCCAGGCCCACCAGGGCGATGACGCCCACGAGCGCGGCGAGGTACTGTGAGGGCCAGCCCACCACCCGCGTCTCCACCTCGAGACACAGGAGCGCCACCCCGAGCAGCAGGAAGCACAGGGTGGTGTTGGGGGCCATGCGTCCCGGGTAGCCGAGCTCCACGTGGCGCGCGGGGTCCACCACGAGCAGCTCGTCCAGGCCCAGGTTCACGTCCAGGACGTACTGCACGAGCGTCAGGGAGCTGATGAGGACCACGAGCACCGCGCTCGCCACCGAGGCGCGCCGCAGCGCGGGCGGCGGGCGCGTGAGGCCGGCGATCAGCAGGGCCGCTCCCGAGAGGATGAAGCACAGGGCCGTGTTGGCCTTCATGGTGGGCAGGCCCGGCCGCAGCCCCTTGAGCGAGGGCAGGTCGAACACCCACGCGGTGAGGACCACGAGCCCCACCGCCATCACCACCGCGCCATGAACGCGAGACAACCGCCGCAGGTGTACGGAGACACGTTCAGCGATTCTCTCGCCCGCCATCCGCCCTCTTTACCCCGCCTCCCTGGCCTCCTGCCATGACGACGCATGGCGGAGGCCTCGCACTTCACTCCCCGGCTTCGCTCGCGACGCCCTCGCTGCCGTCGGAGGTCTTCGCGTTGAGCACGATGCGCTCACCGGGAGGGGAGCCCGGCATGACGAAGTCCCGCTCCTGGACGCTCTTGTTCGGGTTGATGACGCGCACGTGGTGCTCGCCCTCGAAGACGGGGTACTCGGCCAGGGGGGCCACGCCCAGGGGTTGGCCATCCAGGAAGACCTTGGCCCCCGACTCGGCGAGGATGAGCACGGAGCCCAGGTTCACCCGCATGTTGAACTGGACCTTCTCCTGGGTGGCGCGCACGTCGATGCTGCGCGCGGTGCGCAGGCCCCGGGTCGCATCGACCAGGGAGATGAGGTGGCGGCCGGGCGTCATGGGCACCGTCTGGGGCGAGCGGCCCACCTGGCGGCCATCGACGTAGAGCATCACCTCGGGCGTGACGAAGATCTGCACGGGCGTGAGGGGCGCGGAGGAGCCCGCCTTGGGCGGCGCGCTCGGGGCCACCGCCACGCCGGCGTCGGGCGGCGCCGCCGGCACCTCCTCGACGATCATCGGGGTGTTGACGTCGGCGGCCACGCCCGCGTCGGGGCCCAGGTACTCGGGCTCGTGCTGGACGTTCTTCCAGATGAAGCCCACGGCGCTCACGAAGAAGAGCGTGCCCGCGAAGGCGAGCGCGCCCACCGCGAGGCGCGAGCGCATGGCGGACGCGGGGGGGGGCACCCCATACCCGGGAGTCCCTGGCGGGGGCGGCGCGTAGCCGGGAGTGCCCGGCAGAGGGGCCGCGTACACGGGCGTCCCCGGAGGCGGGGCCGCGTGGACGGGAGCCCCCGGAGGCGGAGCCGCGTGGCCGGCGGCCACGGGCGCGGGAAGCGCGGGAGGGGTGTTCTGGGCCAGCTCGGCCAGGCCCCGTTCGATCAACGCCTTGCGGAAGCGCCGCGTCTCGTTGTCGTGGGGAATCTGCCGGATGAGGAACTCGGCGAGCGCGGTGGGCGAGGGCGGCTCGCCCACGAGCGCCTCCAGGGCCTCGCGGAAGGCGAGGGCCGTCGGGTAGCGCTCCTTGGAGCGCTTGGCCGTGGCGCGGCGGATGATCTCGTTGTAGGCGAGCGGCACGTCCTCCGGCAGCGGCGGCAGCGGCCGCGAGAGGATGGCCTTGTCCCGATCGATCGAGTCCTGGAAGGGTTTGCGCCCCGAGAGGCACTCGTGCAGCAGCAGGCCCAGGAGGAACACGTCGGTGGGGATGGACGAGGCCTCGCGGCCGCCGAGCAACTGCTCGGGCGCGCTGTACAGGCGGCGGTTGCGCACCCGGCGGCCATCCTTCTCGCGCGGCGCCACTCCGAGCGCGCCGTAGCCCGTCACCTTCACCTGGCCCTGGGCGGAGATCATCAGCGTCTCCGGACGCAGATCTCCATGGACGTAGGGCGTGCCGTCGTCGTTGCCCGCCACGTGGGCGTAATGGACCCCCGTGGCCGCCTCCATGGCGATGAGCGCGGCGAACAGGGGCGGCAGCCGCGGACAGCCCTCCAGCACGTGGCGCAGGGGCTCGCCGTCGGCGTACTCCGTCACCCGGGCCACGCGCCCGTCGATGGACACCAGGGCGTGCACCCGGAGGATGTTGGGGTGTTCGAAGACGACGGCGCGCTCCGTCTCCTTGCGCAGTCGCGCCAACGCCGCGGCGTCCTGGGCGACCTCGGGAGGCGCCCAGATCAACACCACGGGTCGAGGGGGCTTGCCCTCCTCGAGGGAAAGGGCGAGATGGGGCCGGTTGGCGCCTTCGCCTGGAAAGAGGGGGCCGAGCAACTGGTAGCGAACCTGCATGGGTTCGACGTTTTACGGCTCTCTCACATCCTGCGCCAGACCATGGCGGGGCGACGCACACATTCCTGCCTGCTGGGCTACAGATCGAGCAGGGGCATGAAGGGCTCGATGTCCAACGAATTCGTCGGCCCCCGGACGGAAACCCCATAAGTCGCGGATTCCGGAAAAATTTCTTCACGAGGCTGGAAAACCGGGGTAAAAATCCACGTGTACTGAATTACTTCACTGAGTCTGTCTTTACCCACCTTCACGGGCAGTCCAAGGGGCCTGCGATGCGGGAGTGGGTCTGGGATGGTCCTCCGAGGAGTCCCGGATGCGTCACGAGGATGATGCGGAACGAGAGGCGAGTCGGCTCGGTCCGGTGTTCGTGTTTTCCGGGCAGGGGTCGCAGTGGGTGGGGATGGGGAGGGAGCTGCTGGAGCGCTCGACGGTTTTCGAGATGGTGCTGAGCGCGTGTGACGTGCAGGTGCGCCGGCACCTGGGGTGGTCGTTGCTGGAGGCGGTGACGGGGCGGGAGGCGTCGCTCGGGGACATCGAGGTGAGCTGTCCGGCCATCGTGGCGATGGAGCTGGCACTGGCGGCGCTGTGGCGCTCGTGGGGCGTGGAGCCGGCGGCGGTGGTGGGGCACAGCATCGGCGAGGTGGCGGCGGCGCACGTGGCCGGGGTGCTGTCGCTGGAGGACGCCATGCGCGTCATCTGCCAGCAGGGGCGCACCATGGGGCGGCTGCGGGGCCGGGGGGCGATGGCGGTGGTGGGGCTGACGTGGGAGCGGGCGGGAGAAGCGCCGCCCGGGCTGGAGGGGCGGCTGTGGCGTGTCATCCACGCGAGCCCCGACTGGACGGTGGTGGCGGGGGAGCCGCTCGTGCTGGAGCAGGCGCTGGCGCATTGGCGGCGGCAGGGCGTGGTGGCGCGCTGGGTGGACTCGGAGGTGGCGGCGCACTGTCCCCAGGTGGAGCCCTTCGGCGAGGAACTGCGCGAGCGGCTCGAGGGCCTGTGTCCCCGGACGGAGCGCCTGCCGCTGTTCTCCACGGTGACGGGGGGCGACGTGGCGGCGCGGCGGCTTGGCGCGGAGCACTGGGTGCGCAACCTCACCGAGCCGGTGTTGTTCCGCGAGGCCACGGGCGCGCTGATCTCGCGCGGGCACCAGGTGTTCCTGGAGATCAGCCCGCACCCGCTGGTGAAGCACTGGCTGGAGTCGTGCCTGGAGTACGCGGGGCGGGCCGGGACGGTGCTCGCGTCGATGCGGCGGGGACGCGAGGCCACCCAGCACATGCTGGAGACGTTGCGGCGCCTGTCCGGGCCCCGCCCGCGCGAGAGCCGGACGGGCACCCGGTTTCGCGTGGTGGACTCGTCCGTGGAGGACGGCTGCTAGGCCGCCCCGGGTGGGTTCTGTTCAGCCGCGGTGCCGCTCGGCCGCGCGGTAGAGCTGGGTGAGCGAATAGTCGAGCAGCGCCTGTCGCGAGGTCATGGAGCGCTGGGCCCGAAGGAAGGGCAACCAGACGCGGTGGCTCACGAGCACCTGCGCCTCCTCGAGCTTCTGGCGCGGAATCCACTGGCCCCCGAGGTGGCGCACCAGCACGTCCGGGTGGAAGCGGGGCTCCACGGGAGCGAGCGTGGCACTGCGCTCATGCAAGGGTAACCGGGTAGCGGCACTCGTCACGTCGCTCTTCCAGGGCCTTCCAGATGGCAGCGCGGGCGTACTGACGTTGCCTTTTGCCTTTGATGACATCCGGCATCCATCCGTCAGCGTACTCCTCAAGCGTGCGGAAGAACGGCTCCAATTCACTCTTGAGTGCTACCCGTGAGCCGAAGACACCGTTGAAAGAAAGCCGGAGGTAGTCCTCTTCCCCCGAAGCGTAGAAGTCGAGCGCCTTCATTGGAACAGCACCTCCACGCCCGGAACCATGCTCTTGGTTTCTTCCAGGGCCGCCTTCAAGTCGGCCGCCCGAGTGGGTTTGAGTTCGCCCCCCTCGTAAACGAGGCGGACCCTCTGGACGGACACCTGGCCGCTCTCGCGAAAATGGGATTGGACCTGGAGGGCGACGTACTCCGCGGGCGAGCTGCACGTGAGGAAGGGGGCGAGGAGTGCGGCGCTGTCGTGGGAGGAGAAGTCGGGCCAGCCCGCGGGCACGCTCCGTCCTCCACAGGAGACGTCCGCGGGTGCCTCGTCCGAGCTCGCCAGGTCAGCGGCCGGGTCCAGCGTGACGCAGCCGGTGGAGAGCAGCACCGCCCCCAGCAGCGCCGCCCACCCGTGCGCCCAGGCCTCAGCGCGCATTGAGTACCCGTGACGTCATGAAGCCCCCAGGCAGAGGGCTCCTACTCTAGCAGGCGGCTTGCTCCGGGCTTCCTGCCTGCCTCACCGCCCGCTCAGGCGAGCAATTGCGTCAGGAGCTCGCGCCGGGGCGACACCGCGTGCCGCCAGGGCAGCCGGGCCAGACGCGGACGCTTCCGGGGCTGGATCGCCTCGTGGACGGACAGGCCCCCGGGGCCCCCCAGCAGCAGGCCCAGCGCCGCGGCCATGAGGGACAGGTTGTACTCGTAGCCGCCCTGCTGGATGTCGAAGCCGTTGGGGCCATGCACCTTGGCGATGGCCACCGCCTGCGTCACCAGCACGGACACGGCCGCCACGCGCGTGCCGATGCCCAGGAGAGACAGCACCCCGGCGGCGACCTCGGTCCACCCCGTCAGGAGCGCCCAGGTGCGGCCGGGCTTGATGCCCAGCTTCTCGAAGACCTGCGACGTCTGCTCCAGGCCCTCGGGCTGGAGCTTGGTGATGCCGTGGTAGAGCATCGCCGAGCCCAACGTGGCCCGCAGGGGAAGTGCCGAGTGGTGGGCCATGTGCCCTTGCAGCAGTGCTGTCGTGGTCGCCGTCATCCTGCCCTCCGGAGTCGTGTGGAGTCGTGGTCCGGATAGCGTCCGCATCCCCCCGCGCCGCGGCAATGGGGCCGGGGCGGGGGAGCGAGCAGGGGGCAGCCACGGGGGACGCCTACCCCGGGGTGAACCAGAGCACGGACAGCGGGGGCAGGGTGAGCACCGCCGACGCGTCCTGGCCGTCCCAGCCCTGGGGCTCGGTGTGGATGCGGCCCTTGTTGCCCATGCCGGAGCCGCCGTACTCGCCGGCGTCCGTGTTGAGCAGCTCCACGTAGCTGCCGTGCCGGGGGAAGCCCACGCGGTAGTTCTCCTGGGGCATGGGCGACAGGTTGGCGATGCACACCACGTGGCCTCCCGGCTGGCGCGAGCGCCGCACGAAGGCGAGCACGTTGACGGCGGCCGAGTCGGGTTGGATCCACTGGAAGCCGAGCGGCTCGTTGTCCGCGTCGTACAGGGCGGGGTGCGAGCGGTAGAGCCGGTTGATGTCCGCCACCATGGACTGGATGCCAGCGTGGCCCGGGTGGTCCAGCAGGTGCCAGTCCAGGCTCTTGTCGTTGTTCCACTCGTGGGGCTGGCCGAACTCGCCACCCATGAAGAGCAGCTTCTTGCCCGGGTGTGCCCACATCCACGCGAGCAGCGAGCGCAGGTTGGCGCGCTTCTGCCAGTCGTCTCCCGGCATCTTCCCGT contains the following coding sequences:
- a CDS encoding sugar ABC transporter substrate-binding protein; the encoded protein is MKSRSSLSLLLLLLLASWSASARAAEVVVWHGYRAAERTALEKVVAAYNAAQGESGTRVKLLAIPSDAFTDKISATLSRGVGPDVFVFPQDRLGGWVEGGALLEPLDFFLEPAVRERYVPGTLEAMTYRGSVYALPLNFKAITLIYNKKLLPTPPRTTGEMLAACKALRAKTPDKSSFCLAYPYTDFYYHAALMHAFGGRVFDPGPQVRLDAPENVKSLEQLLRWTSQEGLLPAEPSTALVTSLFNEGKAALVFSGPWFVGEIAQGIDYGLAPLPTVDEAGGKPLKPWMTVEGVGISSHSANKDAAYDFVRYLTGPEGARLMATQGRQNPAFASVYEDKAIGADPVLAAIREQAKTALPMPNLPEMTMVWSPAASAMNAVLHKLATPKAALDEAQRTVQKSVTALRRGAKAPAEAPAPAKAPAPARK
- a CDS encoding sensor histidine kinase; translation: MAGERIAERVSVHLRRLSRVHGAVVMAVGLVVLTAWVFDLPSLKGLRPGLPTMKANTALCFILSGAALLIAGLTRPPPALRRASVASAVLVVLISSLTLVQYVLDVNLGLDELLVVDPARHVELGYPGRMAPNTTLCFLLLGVALLCLEVETRVVGWPSQYLAALVGVIALVGLAGYLYGQQEFTGVARYTQMAVHTTVCFLLLALGVFEARSTRGFMRVVSGPGLGGALARWLLPPAFVLPILIGGVVLWAYHSAAFPLPFALALIASGNVMIFTVLVWAAGFALDRAESQRLRIEEERISLQAREQAARDEAAAQQRERTRAENAERDAQRAVREREDILAVVSHDLKNPLSSIGMSTRLLRRLLPEGELGERMRKHTHTIERSVERMDRLIRDLLDMASLQADQVKLNLASHDVEELVREGLLLLEPLAVEACIELRTRLPAERCQVRCDRDRFFQVLSNLVGNALKFTPEQGTVTVEVVPEASAVRFLVHDTGPGIPAEALPHLFERFWRVEGTGKKGTGLGLAISRGLVEAQGGTLDVRSEEGRGSTFCFTLPRVSVPAPPG
- a CDS encoding serine/threonine protein kinase, with amino-acid sequence MQVRYQLLGPLFPGEGANRPHLALSLEEGKPPRPVVLIWAPPEVAQDAAALARLRKETERAVVFEHPNILRVHALVSIDGRVARVTEYADGEPLRHVLEGCPRLPPLFAALIAMEAATGVHYAHVAGNDDGTPYVHGDLRPETLMISAQGQVKVTGYGALGVAPREKDGRRVRNRRLYSAPEQLLGGREASSIPTDVFLLGLLLHECLSGRKPFQDSIDRDKAILSRPLPPLPEDVPLAYNEIIRRATAKRSKERYPTALAFREALEALVGEPPSPTALAEFLIRQIPHDNETRRFRKALIERGLAELAQNTPPALPAPVAAGHAAPPPGAPVHAAPPPGTPVYAAPLPGTPGYAPPPPGTPGYGVPPPASAMRSRLAVGALAFAGTLFFVSAVGFIWKNVQHEPEYLGPDAGVAADVNTPMIVEEVPAAPPDAGVAVAPSAPPKAGSSAPLTPVQIFVTPEVMLYVDGRQVGRSPQTVPMTPGRHLISLVDATRGLRTARSIDVRATQEKVQFNMRVNLGSVLILAESGAKVFLDGQPLGVAPLAEYPVFEGEHHVRVINPNKSVQERDFVMPGSPPGERIVLNAKTSDGSEGVASEAGE
- a CDS encoding acyltransferase domain-containing protein; this encodes MRHEDDAEREASRLGPVFVFSGQGSQWVGMGRELLERSTVFEMVLSACDVQVRRHLGWSLLEAVTGREASLGDIEVSCPAIVAMELALAALWRSWGVEPAAVVGHSIGEVAAAHVAGVLSLEDAMRVICQQGRTMGRLRGRGAMAVVGLTWERAGEAPPGLEGRLWRVIHASPDWTVVAGEPLVLEQALAHWRRQGVVARWVDSEVAAHCPQVEPFGEELRERLEGLCPRTERLPLFSTVTGGDVAARRLGAEHWVRNLTEPVLFREATGALISRGHQVFLEISPHPLVKHWLESCLEYAGRAGTVLASMRRGREATQHMLETLRRLSGPRPRESRTGTRFRVVDSSVEDGC
- a CDS encoding DoxX family protein, producing the protein MTATTTALLQGHMAHHSALPLRATLGSAMLYHGITKLQPEGLEQTSQVFEKLGIKPGRTWALLTGWTEVAAGVLSLLGIGTRVAAVSVLVTQAVAIAKVHGPNGFDIQQGGYEYNLSLMAAALGLLLGGPGGLSVHEAIQPRKRPRLARLPWRHAVSPRRELLTQLLA